One genomic segment of Elgaria multicarinata webbii isolate HBS135686 ecotype San Diego chromosome 21, rElgMul1.1.pri, whole genome shotgun sequence includes these proteins:
- the LOC134412338 gene encoding relaxin-3 receptor 2-like, which translates to MAVSGLGGPERNNSFVDPSLGNWSSAGGLDLVDISGLFYPEVSFGLRMFITVVYLLVCAVGLLGNGLVMYLIWVHKGRPMPVINIFVFGLAVADFQFSLTLPFWATEMALDFTWPLGQPMCKVIPSLTILSVYANVFLLTAMSVTRYWSVASAVKDGSRMTPRAAKWITAALWAIALAATMPTIIYTTLVDVAGVKLCIFKFHSTYRLGVYQLQRVVFAFAIPLAIILTSYLLLLRFLRTHHITGNNPKRQNQVATTIRLVVGCFFICWFPNHVVTFWGVLVKFKAVPMGKSFYFIQAYIFPLTTCLAHANSCLNPVLYCLMRNEFRKAMKETFRKLSSVTFSYQYFSSPKTLEEGERVALPMSCSENPSNPLSGGKEDSTHSTMLDLKTREANSEDRNVR; encoded by the coding sequence ATGGCGGTGAGTGGGCTTGGAGGGCCCGAGCGGAACAACAGCTTCGTGGATCCCAGCCTCGGGAACTGGTCCTCAGCGGGAGGGCTGGACCTGGTGGACATCAGTGGCTTGTTCTACCCAGAGGTTTCGTTCGGCTTGAGGATGTTCATCACAGTTGTCTACTTGCTGGTCTGTGCCGTGGGGTTGTTGGGAAATGGGCTGGTCATGTACTTGATCTGGGTCCACAAGGGGAGACCCATGCCGGTCATCAATATTTTCGTATTCGGCTTAGCGGTGGCTGACTTCCAGTTCTCCTTGACTCTTCCCTTCTGGGCCACGGAGATGGCCTTGGATTTCACCTGGCCGTTGGGTCAGCCCATGTGCAAGGTGATCCCTTCCCTGACGATCCTGAGCGTCTACGCCAACGTCTTCTTGCTCACCGCCATGAGTGTCACACGCTACTGGTCGGTGGCTTCAGCCGTCAAGGACGGGTCGAGGATGACCCCTCGGGCGGCCAAGTGGATCACGGCCGCCCTTTGGGCCATAGCGCTGGCGGCCACCATGCCCACCATAATCTACACCACGTTGGTGGATGTCGCCGGGGTCAAATTATGCATCTTCAAGTTCCACTCCACTTACCGCTTGGGCGTCTACCAACTCCAAAGGGTGGTGTTCGCCTTCGCCATCCCGTTGGCCATCATCCTGACCTCCTACCTCCTTCTCCTCCGGTTCCTCAGGACTCACCACATCACTGGGAACAACCCAAAGAGGCAGAACCAAGTTGCCACGACCATCCGTCTGGTGGTCGGCTGTTTCTTCATCTGTTGGTTCCCCAACCATGTGGTCACTTTCTGGGGGGTGCTGGTCAAATTCAAGGCCGTCCCCATGGGCAAAAGCTTCTACTTTATCCAGGCGTACATCTTTCCACTCACCACTTGCTTGGCTCACGCTAACAGTTGCCTCAACCCCGTCCTTTACTGCCTGATGCGCAACGAGTTCCGGAAAGCGATGAAGGAAACCTTTCGGAAACTCTCCTCCGTGACTTTCTCTTACCAGTACTTTTCTTCCCCCAAGACTTTGGAGGAGGGAGAGCGGGTGGCGTTGCCCATGAGTTGCTCTGAAAACCCCAGCAACCCTCTAAGCGGAGGGAAGGAAGACTCCACCCACTCCACCATGTTGGACCTGAAAACCAGGGAAGCCAACTCGGAAGATAGAAACGTGCGGTAG